The Brassica oleracea var. oleracea cultivar TO1000 chromosome C7, BOL, whole genome shotgun sequence sequence TCCAAAATGAACACGAAGTTAAGTTTTTGACATGAGCCCTATCCCCTATGACAGGATTTTTTTTTTCCACTAAATGATTTCAAAATTACACATGAGCTAAAATAAAACTGATGCATTTTCAGTAGATAAAAAATCAGAGGCAAAAACCAGCGACAAAGGGACATTCCAAAAACAGAAGAATAGAACAACATTATAACAATCAAAGCGTAAGTACAATACAAATCAAAAGAACAAAGCAATTAAATCAAATGAAGAATACTGAGATAAAGGGGAGTAGTGAGAAGAGTAACAACCAATACTAAACATTATTGAAGTCGAAATTCAAGATCAAGGTCAATATATTGCTCTAAAGAAAATAAAGAACCATGAAATTAATTTAGGTAGACAAGTTGAAACACTTTTTTAAAAATCATTTGACTACAAACAATTTGTTGCAAAGAAAGACTAAAAGTCGGGAAATCTCTAAAGAACCAGAAATTAGCTACGGTTTTCAGAACCGGATCCCTTGCAACCAAAGCCAAAGAGAAGCATTCTCCTGAACACAACTTCTTCATCACTCGTTTACAAAAAAAAAAACATCTTCATCACTTTGGAGCAACCAAAGATAGAGCACTTGCAATCTAGAGAAAGAGTATATAAGACAGAATTGAAGATGAAAACTCTATGTTATTTTTGTGACAAAAACTTAAACATGTGTATTTGATTCCAAAACTTACTTCATTGCAGCTTTAAAAAAAAATTGCATTTACATATCTTTATCGTACACTAGATAAATTTGAAAGTATAGCAAACTCTACCGTATATACTAATTCTTCATGGGAACAAAAGTTAAGTGGAACGTATAACTTGCAAGGAATCATTTGTATTTGTCCTATAAATATTCAATTTCATTCAGTTTTGATAAATGTCGTTATAGTTTGTTTCATTGTTTTCTAAAATATATACATTATTTTATGTCTGAAAACTAGTCAATTTGCTATCATAGTATCATGACGGCACTGACGACTAATAGGACTTCACATTGCAACGATAGCAATATATAATTCTGCAATTAATTATTTTTATGTGCAACAAATTTTAGCAGGAAAAAATTGAAGCGTGCATCATTTTGTTGTTGTCGCCTATCGCCAAGTCGCTAACACCATTAACGTTTCTCTGAATTCACCGTATTAAATTTCATTTTATAAGAGCACCATTAACGCTGATTCTTAGCCCATGTATTTAGTGTTTTCAGGTTTAAAAAAAAAAAGAAAAATCTTATATATTAAAATATAAGTCACAACCTTGATTCATGTGTGATTTTTTAAAAAATGGACCTAATGGACTTATTTCTACAAAGTCATGTTACATTTAATCTCCAATCTTATCATTTAAATTTTGGGTCTACCAGAAATTTTTATTGGGCTAACAATAATTGAATTTAAACAATAGATATCCATTAGATTTATAGATAATATAACTTAAATAGATATGATTTAATATTGTAATACTATACCTCCATATGTTCAATATTTAAATATTTATCGATGTTAAATTTTAAAATTATAAAGACTTTTTTAAATAACAAAAATTATATTATCTAACAATGATTAATCTTTACTACCTTAAACCAATGAAAACAAATTTTAAACTATATAGTTTATTTTAAAAAATATACAAAAACTAAATGTTTAATTATTTACTCGATAATATAAATCTATGAAGTGGAAATTTTAATTTTTAAAAACTTTTTAAATTTGTGAAATGTTACAATATCTTTGAATACGACAATACAACAATATTTTACTAAATTTATATATATAGTTACGATTTTAATAATGAAATAATAATCTGAAAATATATAATTAGAATAAGATACAAATACATGTGAAAGTTTGAAACAATCTATTCAATGAAAAAATATACCGTAAACTTATTATGTTTTAAAAATTGATAGACACATATATATTATAATATATATCAATTTAGAATTGAAAACAAAATATTTATATAAAAATAAATAAAAACAAAAAGTTACGTAATTAAATTAGCGAAGAAACGGGTCTTATGGCACACGTGTCACACATTCACCATTCTCTCTCTCTCTCACGACCAAATCATCTTCTCTCCTCTCGCGACTCCGACTCCGACTCCGACTCCGACTCCATCCGGTGATCACTCCTCGACGGAATCAATCCGACTCCATCCGGTGATTGGTCTCGTTTAGAGCTTCGGGTTTCTCTAAGAACTTGATTCTCAGATCCTCGGCGTCGCGGTTTCACGGCGAGTCCCTCGATTCCTCCGTCTCACCTGTTCTCATTCCCGGCGTCCATGTCTTCCGTTGCCAGGTTCCCATATCAAAAAAGTCTCGTCCTTTTTGCTCTCTTTGATTTCCAAATTCGAAATCTCAAAACAGAATCCCATTGTTTTACAGGACGCAGTTGGAATCGTAGCTTAGCTATCAGATTGTATATATTCCTCCTTTTGATGAAGACAAGTCTTGAGAGTGGAACTTGATATAAAAGTCAAAAGCTTTTGATAGTGAATCACAGATTGCAATAGATTTGGTGATGAAAAGATGGTTTCTTTGACAGTGAGTTTATATTTGATCCGGTGAAATGGCTGAGACACCAAGTGGGTGAAGATTTTCAAGCTATTGCGCAAACAGACGGTGCCATGAACTCGGTTGTGCGTGTGCCTTTGACTTTGATCAAATAATCTTTAACAGTTTCTTCTCATCGCTTACAAAAAAAAATGGCAAGCAATATGGAGAGTTTCTGCGAGATCTTAATCGCGATCCTTCTTCCGCCTCCTGGAGTCTGCCTCAAGCGTGGCTGCTGCACTGTAAGTTCTCATGGAGTTTCTTAATTGGTTAATAGTCCTGATCGAGCAAATGATTTGGTAACTAAGAGAGTTGCGTTCACTCTGATTTTATTTTGCAGCTAGAGTTCTTGATATGCTTTGTATTGACTATCTTAGGCTACATCCCAGGGATAATCTATGCTATACGTGATCGTGTTTCAGAACCGTGAAGGGGAAACTGAGGACTACAGTGCTCCATTTCGGTTTTCTCATGGCTCTCTACCTTGTCTTATGGTTTGGTCTCTTTGTTTTGTGTCTCTAAGTATTCTAGATTCTTTGTGCAGGCCTTTGATGCAGGCGTGAAGCTGATTGGAGCAACAAGCCACTTTGTTACTGAGGAACTTGATGCAAGGCCTATCATTAAACAAATGGTAACTTTGTCTGCCAACTATTTGATTAGTACCTTCTACAAGATGATTGTAAAGCATAAGCGAACGTGTAGACTGTGGAGTTACACTAGGGTTAGTGGTAAAATGAAGATTATGGGGATTGTGAAGAAGCACGTTACGGTTAAAATGAACTGCACGATGGATGTGACTGTGAACATCCCGCGACGACAGGCCATTCAAGATGTCGAGTGCAACTGCAAGAACAATATCGATCTTTAAGTTTTTGGTTTCCACATTAGGATTTGCCTCAACGTTCTTAATAGTTTCATTACCAAATTATTTGGTCATTTGATTATAACAGCACCATGTACAAGTGTGTTTTGACTTTCTCGTACTTCTTTAAGAAAATTGTTTTTCTTTACACTTGCTATGATTTTGAATGGAGTAAATATGAGGTTTGTACTATATACATCACTTGATCAATGTTACAAGGTTCGAAAACGTTCAACGTTACAACAAAGTTCTTTTTCATGTTCAAAATATTCATCTAAATCTAAAACAATTTCTATCTTGTAAAAAAATTTTATAAACCATTTTCATCTTATGGAATCTTCTTCTCAAAACAATTTTTTTTTTTTAAGAACCCTTCAATAAGAGACTTGCATTGGAAATGCTAAATTTGCGGGTCTCTTGATTATGTCTCTTAACCTCACATTTACTGCTTAATAATATTAAACAAATATTAAGAGACCCAAAAAGGAGCTCTGGGATAATCATGCTCTAAAGACACAAATAAGCTAACTACTAATCCCAAAACCAACCAACAAATCTCATAAACCATGTAACTTATTTATATACTAAAACCTACAAAAATAATCTTCTAAAACTAAAAAAATCAACCTCTGACACTAACTCCTCTCGAACTCCCCTTCACGGGTCCAGCCACTCGACTCTTGCTTCTTACCTGACTCGCAGACGTTGAATAAGCTTCACTTTCTGATTCTTCGATAATCTTCTTCAATCTTTCCACTACAATCTCCATCGTAGGCCTCTCTTTCTCGTTCTTTTTCAGACAGAGATCAGCGAGTTTAGCCAAACTCCTGGCTCCACCAGCTGGATAATCGTTGCGTAAACGAGAGTCAACGATCATGTTGAAGCGTTGACTATCAGCAGGATACTCTTTGATCCATTCTAATAGCCTTTGTTCAGCGGCTGGCTTGTTCCTCTCAATGGTTCGGCGTCCCGTTATGATCTCGTAGAGCACAACACCGAAGCTATAGACATCGCTTTTCATTCGAAGATGGCCTGTTTGCACGTACTCAGGAGCCGCATAGCCATGTGTTCCAACTCTCTATAAAAGAGAAAAGATCAAAACTTTGAAAATGATTCATACTGATTATAACCAAACCTGACCCATATGCACACGTATATTATTAACCCAGGAAGGTAAGGAGTATTTCAATACTTACAGCAGTTGTGACGTGAGTATTGTCGCCATGAGGTCCTTCTCTTGCAAGCCCAAAGTCCGATAATTTCGGACAAAACTCGTCGTTTAAGAGCACATTAGAGGATTTGAAGTCTCGGTATATCACCTGCCCAACCAAATAACTATCATCCACTGAATCACATATCAAGCTTAGAAACTAGACAGTGAATGTTTCAGAATCCACCACACATTCTACCCAATAAGCAATAACCGCATGTCTCATGCCTAATCTACTAATTAATCATGGGTCTATTAAGACATTAATATACAATTAATGTGTTTAGATCGTCTTTGTCCTAAATTATCAAGAACTACCAAATGATCTGTCTTAAAAAAAACAGGTTTCCTCTGTTTCGTTTTAAAGAGTTTACCTGAACTTCATGTAAATAAGCCAATCCTTCAGCTGCACCAAGAATGATCTCAAGCCTTTGTTTCCATGGTAATGCATATGATCCACGGGTGAAGAGATGATCCTCTAAGCTTCGATTCGACATGAACTCATAAACCAGAAGCCTCTCGATCCCCCTCTCGCCATCATCTGAGCAATAGCCTAAGAGCTTCACAACGTTCTGATGGTTCACTACCCCAAGAAACTGAACCTCTGCTAGCCATTGCTTGTGACCCTAATTACATTAAATTAAAAGTTTCTTGCTTTAATCATATTCATGATCACATTAACAGAGACAAGACCGTGAGTTTTTATTTATTTTATTTATTTTTAATTACCTGTAAGCCTTGTTGATTGAGTTTCTTGATGGCTACGACAAGTGGAGAATCAGAATCTTCGGTGGTCGGAATCTTTCCTTTATAAACACTACCGAAACCACCTTCACCGATCTTGAGCTTTCTGCTAAAACCATTAGTGGCTTCACTGAGTTCTTCGTAAGTGAAAACCCTAAGATTATTTTCCCTCTCTGTATACAAGTCTCTGATGCTTCGCGGAGAAGGCAACGATCTCGGCGTCTGGAGGTTAAACGACAGCGTTTCGCTCTGGTTCCTCAGTTCTGGAGCTGAGTTTCGTGCTAACTCTTTTCCTTTTCTTTTGTCTTTGTGTTGATCTCTGGGTTTTGGTTTCTTTGATTTGAACAAGAACAGACAATTCATGTCTTCAGGAGAGGAGAGATACAAAGTAGAAAATTAAAACTTTTTCTTAGGAAAACAAGTTGAATTTTGGTGGAATAAAGAAAACAATTTATTACTTTTGATCTGAGAAGTTAAACCCAAAAAAATGAATTATGGAATAAGTATGAACAGAGATCTATTTAACTAACATGAGAAAGAGTTTTCCTGGAAAGTGAATGAGAGAGACAACAACATTAAAAGCTGGAGATAGAATAATCAGACTTCCTCTCTGACTCTCTCTCTTTCTTTCCCCTAAGTCTTTGTCGAGGAAACCAGAGAAAATTTGGAGGTGGGAAAGGGACAAACAAGTGTTATGTTCTTCTTCTTGTTCTACTTCCTCGTAATAAAAAGATGAAGAAGAAAAGAAGAAATCGAGCACGTACGTCGCATTGGCCAGTTCCTTTCAATAGTTGACAGCTCAGCATGTGCCAACACCATTTGGGGGTAAACGCTTATGACAGATGCTGAATTGTCCTTAAATCTCCTTCACCACCAGCCTTGTAAAAAATATTGTTTTGAACAAATTATAATGTTTTGCCAGCAAAAATATTATATTTACAGATGGTAAATATAAAACAAACCTAAAATAAGAATGACAAAGACAGCATAATTTTTTTTTACTAATCTATATTATTAAAACTGAAGTATAAAATAGAACTAACCATATTTTCAACAGATTTATTACATCTTTTCTTAACTTATTTTCACTTATCCTGATTACTTTATTGATTATTCTTTTTATTTTATTTCTTACACTACCATAATATTTTTGTCAGATATTACCAGTTATTAAATATTTAGTATATATTATACTAGATATAGCCATATAGGTTAATGAATAAATAATTTATTAGTTATACATATTGTTACTTTGTCACAACAACCAAATCATGAATTAAACCGATTTAGTTCGATTTAAAGTCAAATTCATACAATTGATTTATTTATGGATTAGTTCAATTTGATAACAAATTCGATTAGATTAATTTGTGTTTTTTTTGTTTGCATATTTGCTCTTTATAGAAGGTGAAAATAATCATTTTTCATTTGTTTTCACTAATAAAATAGATAAAACTTGATCTCAATCCAAAATTTTTATCGATCAAACTATTTATTATAAAAATATCTAAAATTTATTAAATCAAAATTGTAAAAATTACTAACAGAATATTTGCTCTTTTTGATTTTGAAATATCACAAGCTTCATTAAATTTACATAATATTTCTAATATATATGATAATCCCACTTATGTAAAGAAACAAAACTTTAAATTTAACATTTAATCATGTGTAATATTTTATTTGTCTTTTTAATGCATAATAATTACACGGATACAATAATAATACTATACATTAATTCTAGCTATATTTTATTTTAAACTATTCAAAATGACTTAATTAATATATATATATGGCTTATGTTATTATTGTTTTACTATTACCAAATTTACAAGCCAGTCCATAAAAATAATATTTAAACCAAAAAGTAAACTACTTATGTTATATATTAGATCATGTATTAATTCAAATATTATTAATCAAACGTTTTATTCATCTACTTAGTCAAATTATTTAAATGTTAAATATTATACTTTATATATATATAACAAGATTTAATTATCCATTTTATTAATATAAATAAACATACTCATTAGTGTATTAATTTATAAATAAATACATTAGAAACAGTTAATGTAGTTAAAAATATTATTTGATGATTATGTTATATAACACATGATTTTTATTGGTTTAATGTTCAACCACAATATGAGCACCTAAAAATTACAGATAATTAAAAACCGTTGATTTATCATAAATGTTATATATTACAAATCTAACAAACATTCATACAAACTATACAAACACATGTTTGTGCAAATATACATGCGGATACACAAGTTAAAGTCTAGTTTTATAGGATGATTGTAATTTTCAAAGTAAAAACAACGAGAGTAGTGGTAGATACATATATATGATTCATGAGGCTGATATTTTTTTAGTCATGTATGTTTATTTAGCGAATCTATAGACATCATATGGGACACCAGAAAAAAAAACAGAAAAATTTAAGACATATTTTTAAGTTCAGTGAGAAGCAATATTAACTTAATTAGATGTGCATTTATATTTACCCTTTTTGGAGAGAGGGGTAGCATCATTAGGGCATCATTAACCCTGATCTCTTAGCCGGAGTTCTTAACTCATGATTTGACATTTTTTTTTTCTTACACTTTTCGGATAAGAGACGACTCTTATATCTCTTATTTAAGAGACAGTTCTTAGCTTTTCTTAGTTAAAATCTAAGAAAATCTAAAAAGTCCAGTTAAGAAACTGAGGTTAATGATGGTCTTAGTCATTAGTATCTCAACTTCGGTTTCTAGATATTATTCTATTAATATTGAAAATAAATAAATTTTGTAATTAAATTTTAATCTTCAAAAAAATAAGTGTATGCATAAAAAAATAGACATGTGATAGTTGGTCTCTGAAATCTTGTTAGGAGTACCTCATAGAAGGATTGATTCTCTCTCTTTCTATTACTTCCATTGTTGGTGGCTTGAGTGTCTAACTCTATCTTTGTCATTTATATATATACATTTAAATTTTGATATATACATATATTTTAGTTGTTAGATCATAATGTCCTTTTAGAATATAAAAATGAGAGAAAATATTTTTCGATAACGCACCACTTAAAGAAAAAATAAGTTTATAAATAACATTTTCAAAATTAAAGGAATAATATTCACAACTTCATTTTAGTGTTAATTTTTAACTTATAAATTGATTGTTAAATTGTTATATAATTTTGTTTTATATGTAAAAAGATTCAATATTTGTGTCTTTGTGCTTTAACGAAATTATTAAATCTTTCATAACAAGACTATAAGTTTATATAAATTATTTTAATTCTTTTAGAAAATAAACTTATACTTAATAAGATTTTGAAATAAAATTATATTTGGGTAAAAGATATAATTTTTTATATTTGGGTAAAAGATATAATTTTTTAAAAAACAAGCATTATTAAAGTTACTAATAAATATGAAAAAATCATTGATGTAGAAAACAAATTCATTTTGAGTTAACTTCTTTATTAAAAAGTAAGGGTAATTTTCGGAAATGCTCTTTAAAATTCATTTCATCACTATAATATAGTGACATCACAAATAAATTTTCAAATGTATTCTTTTGTTGTCTACACAACCCAAGTCAAAGCGTGTATTATTCTATTTATAATGAATGAATTTAATAACTCTCTTTCAGACAAGCGTATGAGTAGAAGAACTCACCGGTCATATAAATGAACATAATTTATATGAAATGCAATTTCTCTTTAAGAAAAAGGGTTCAAAACCTATACAGTTTGATCATTGTGAAACTTTTTGACTAAATAAGTCAATATAACTAAAAATCTCGTCTAAAACTTTGAAAGAAAATTATTTAAAAAGCGTGTGATGAAAATAGTCAAGGATCACATTCATTGGACTGAGTCAGTTTGGTCTATATACATTGCTTAATTAGAAAGTAAGTCAATAATACATCACAAGATCAGAATTTTAATGATTCCTTAATCCTAATACTACCAACCCATTTCTCTATTTTGTCTACACACCTCCCGTGAGCATGTGTATTCAATTATTTAAGCAAACTTATAAGATATATGAGTTGGTTTAGAACCTCTCTCTAAAATCCTCTCAAGAGTAAACCCTTTTCTTGCTGTGCTAGGGTTGCCGGCGGCGCTTTCTCCGCCGTAGTCGCCGGTGCCCTCCTTCTGTTTATCTTTCTCTCTTCGCCTCTCTTCTCCTTTCTCCTCTCGGCTTCCTTTCTTGGTAGTTCTGATTCCTTGCGTCTTCGCGCGGACTAGATCTGGCGCGTCGGATTTGGATCTCTGGAGAAGCAAGGCGGAGGAGTGGATGAGCGGTTCCTTTGGGCTCGTGGAGTGGTGGGGGTTACGGCCTAGTGTCAGATCGGAACTTGGGTAGCGAGATCTATCTCCTTCCTTTTTGCCTCATCCGTTCGTCCTTCTCCGATGGGTGAAAACGTTCGCTTGGCTGGATGCGTATTGGGTTCTTTCAGGCGGGGGAGCTGCGGTGCTTCTTCTTCTTGTCTGGCGGGTCTCCGGTGGTGCGTCTTTGGGCCGGTAAACTTCTTTCTCGGAAGCCTCTCTGAGTTGCTTTCGTTTCCAAACCAGTTTGATCAACGGCGGGTTCTCCGTCGTCGGGGCGTGTGCGAGGAGATTGGCTGTCAGTCTTGTCAACTGCAGTTAGGCTTCTCGGTGGCGGCGCGTGTTGAAGCAGTAGGGGTATTGGATGATCTAGGGATTCCTCGGCTCTTCCTCGCCTCAGGATGTAGGTTGTTGTTTCTGTCTTCTTAGTGTAGGTGTGATGGCGTGTGGCGGCTCATAGGTGCTCCTTCTCCAAATAAAGCTCGACCTTCTCTATTATGGGTTCCTTGGTCACGAGTGTAGCGATTTGTCCTTGTATGGCCGCGGATTAGGTGGACTTAGCAAGCTGTTTTTGACATTCCGATCTTAAAGAGTTGGTCACCGGGGAGGCCAAAATTACTTGGTCCAAGCTCTCGTTTTAACTGCGGTTTCGATTTTGTGGCAAGCGAATGTTCGGCCTCTGATGTTTCCTTCTTGTGGCTGTTGTTATTCTTGTAGATAGGTCCTGTAATGGTTGGTCTGAGTCTCTGTTAGTTTTTATTTCTGTTGCTCTGTTTCTTGTATTCCCCGTGCGTCTGTAAAAAACTGCAAAAATTGGTAATAATCTTAACATGTTTACCAAAAAAAAACTTATAAGATATATCCATTAAAGTCCGACATGTATAATTTTATATTAGCGATGCAGTTGCTTTATTATAGGCTCCGAATAGTAACGTGCGGGACAACTACATGATAAATGCAGTTCAAATAGTAACAAAAATGTATAGATATATAAGTATATATAAAAAATTTGTTACTGTTAACGGCAATGCGGTACAGACGGTTGGTCACTAGTCTATAGTTGCGAATGTTAAATGCGGGACAAGGTGGTTCTAGTACTGTTTAAGCAAATGGTTACCATTCAACAAGTAAACAATCACAAAGGCGTCTACTTTTAGAAAACGCTCTTACGAAAAAAATATTTTGTATGTAGTAATTTTCAACAGATCGCACCTATTTTGTTATTTGCTCACATTTGGTGTGGTTGGGGGTGCGTTCTTCAGTTTTTATTTTATTTATTATTATAACTTAATTTATCCACTTACATATTTTTATTGAGAGACTTACATGTTATTTTTCAAATTTCACACCAAACTTTTAATATTTTAGTTTATAATTAATAAGAAATAAATTAATGCCATCAGATATTTTAATAAATAAAATTATTTATTATTATTTGCTTGGACATAATAAATAACATTATATTAGTCATTTTTATAATTTAATTATTTATGATTTTAGTTCGTACAAGGCTTTAGTTTGTCATGAATGATGATTTATCCAATGTTGCACATATAGTTTAAGGACAAGTCTCATATTATTGATACAGAAGTCTCTGAAAGTTATTTTGAAAGACAACAATATTGTTTGAAGAAGAAGTACAAAAAATTATTGAAAAGATTGAAAATATATTGAATTTAATCAAGTATAAATTAATATATATATAACCGATAAAATGATTAATATCCAAAAATGAAGTTATTATGGGTTGAATAGAATCTTAAACATGTAACTAAACCCGAACTGAATCCGGCTAAACCTATACCGAATTTTCCATCCAAACTTTTATAATATTCGAAAGGAGTTAAAATTCATGAACTTGAAAAACTAAAACCCGAATGAACTCAATGAACCCGAATCGAAATCTCATTGGGACTTCGATTGCCCAGCCCTACATTGGAGCATCAAATGCATGATATGAAAATATATGACTCGTATAAGAGATAATAATGCAAATAAGTTGTGTAAAATTTTAAAGTTTGATATTATCTTTGTCTATATTTTGTCATAATATAATTTAAAATTTTATATATGTTTATTAGTAAATAATTGTTCTTTTTATTTATATATTTTAATTTAGTTTTTATTCATGCACCGTTTATTTAGTTATTAAAAATTGGAATGATTTAAAATAATAAATATACAAAATAATAAATATATATAGGTTTAACTAAGTGTAAAAATAATTTTGTATTTATAGTTTGTTAATAATAAAGAAATATAAATATATTATATGTATCCTGCAGTTATACTATTCATTTTAATGTTACCATTCATATTTTGTTTTAAACTAACGAACCGCGGTTGTTCCGCGATATTCATTTCTCTTGTACAAAGCACAGTTAAACCGTATCGCAGTTACTACCACGTTTCCACTTCCTATAAAATGAAGATCTTTCAAGAGAAATAATGTGATTATGTTCAATATTTGCCGAAATATGGGTAGTAACGCAATTAAAGAATGAGACGAGCAACTGGAACATATAAGAATTGTATCAGAAATTTACAATATTTTTCCCTAATGCGTTATAACTTTCCACGTTCGATCGTCATGACTCATGACGCTCGGCTTTGTAAATGTGATTTCTTAATGATTTTGAGGGGACTCTGCGCTGGGAATCCGTATTTATGTTGATTAGGATAACACGACTCACGTATTTATGTTGACTAGGATAACACGACTCATATTTATGTTATTTTTTTAAAATAATCATTTCTTAGTAGAAAATGTCCATGGCTTATTTTATTTAGTGCGGTTACCTATGGACGTTATAGAACATCAATACATTCCACTAGATTAGTCTTATCATTTTTTTATGTTCATTCATAAGTATAATTGGTGGACAATCAAGACATGATTCTCTGATCAGATCATTTTCAGATAAACAGCAAAAGACACGGGTTTATGCGACCACTTGATCAGTTCCGGCAATTTCAAACCCGGATCCATTCCAAGAACTTGTTATAGGTAAGCCACATATTGAAAGAAAGCTTCGAGGAGATTGTTTCAGAGGTGGATGCAAATTTATCACGTCTATCATTGTTTCAACTTCAGAGTGAGTGTATGTTGTCCTGCATTACCTTGTCTAGTCAGCGTCATCTTCCTGGTTGATCTGGGAAAAGGAAATAGACCCTCCATAAAGTATGTGGATCTAGTATTGCATAATCAAATTGATATAACTACTAAACCCTGGACAATAGAAACTAAACTCCAAAATTTTGATATAATTGATGGGATATTCTAGTAGAGCTTAAAGAGAACTTTCTTTTTGATATCATCTGCCAATGAGAAACAAAAAAAAAATGATTACAAAAGTAGGAACATACAGATGCAAGTTTCAAACCATGCTTTTGCTTGCTTCTAATGTGTATGTACCTGATGACAAATAGAGACAAGACTGCTTCTTCACCTTTCGTGATTACAGTGCTTCTTCTTTCTCTTTTCAAATCCAAAGCCATGATCGTCGATTCTTAGGGTGTCTCTATCTTAAACTTCCTTCACGGTTTGTGTAACTTGAACCCAAATACTCTTGGTACATAGTTCTGTGTTGCCTTTGGTGGCTTGAGATGTCCATAAGTCATCAAGAACAGGTGTGGAAACGTTGTCCCAAAGAAAGCACCGTCAATGTCTGTTCATTGCTTTAAGGAAAACCCCCAACAAAGATCAACAACAGCTGCAAAAGCTATAGAAACCCAATAAAAGATGATTATTGCTTTATTGCATAAGAATCAAACATGAGATTTCAGAACTTTGCATTATAGATAATGTATCAGTAAGAAGTGAAAGTGTGAGACAAAAAAAAAGGATACTGCCTTGGTATTTCGATCTTGGGTAATAAATGTCTTGGCATTTAGGGCAATATATCTTCACCGTGCTTGATCGAGGCAAATCAGAT is a genomic window containing:
- the LOC106302266 gene encoding probable receptor-like protein kinase At5g47070; translated protein: MNCLFLFKSKKPKPRDQHKDKRKGKELARNSAPELRNQSETLSFNLQTPRSLPSPRSIRDLYTERENNLRVFTYEELSEATNGFSRKLKIGEGGFGSVYKGKIPTTEDSDSPLVVAIKKLNQQGLQGHKQWLAEVQFLGVVNHQNVVKLLGYCSDDGERGIERLLVYEFMSNRSLEDHLFTRGSYALPWKQRLEIILGAAEGLAYLHEVQVIYRDFKSSNVLLNDEFCPKLSDFGLAREGPHGDNTHVTTARVGTHGYAAPEYVQTGHLRMKSDVYSFGVVLYEIITGRRTIERNKPAAEQRLLEWIKEYPADSQRFNMIVDSRLRNDYPAGGARSLAKLADLCLKKNEKERPTMEIVVERLKKIIEESESEAYSTSASQVRSKSRVAGPVKGSSRGVSVRG